In one window of Labilithrix sp. DNA:
- a CDS encoding cation transporter — protein MAHDHDHGHDHDHDHEHPPSTMTVPQTSTEIAKSEKRASARLVIVLVMISAFFVVELIGAKIARSDVLQADAFHLLMDVFALAISLGAMRVASRKPSPRFTFGLRRAEPLAALTNAVLVLVACVEITRDSIEHLQQTEAPRSGLMIIVASAALFINGINAWLLHGAMGHGHHHHGHSHGHGHDHAHDHDDDDAEHDHDHTAHGKVAHGHQLNLRGAWLHLLGDALGSFAAFMAGLLIRLGVSPIVDPIASFIVVLILFIGAVRLLRDAGLVLLEASPAHLSLAKVERTIMKIEGVRKVHALHVWSLGTGHDAITAHVETSSTDPKLGARITAALRKRFTAEYVTIQVDVE, from the coding sequence ATGGCGCACGATCACGACCACGGTCACGATCACGACCACGATCACGAGCATCCGCCGTCGACGATGACGGTGCCGCAGACGTCGACCGAGATCGCGAAGAGCGAGAAGCGGGCGTCGGCGCGGCTCGTCATCGTCCTCGTGATGATCAGCGCGTTCTTCGTCGTCGAGCTCATCGGCGCGAAGATCGCGCGGAGCGACGTCCTCCAGGCCGACGCGTTCCACCTGTTGATGGACGTCTTCGCGCTGGCGATCAGCCTCGGCGCGATGCGGGTCGCCTCACGCAAGCCGAGCCCGCGCTTCACGTTCGGCCTCCGCCGCGCGGAGCCGCTCGCCGCCCTCACGAACGCCGTCCTCGTCCTCGTCGCCTGCGTCGAGATCACGCGCGACAGCATCGAGCACCTCCAGCAGACGGAGGCTCCACGCTCGGGCCTCATGATCATCGTCGCGAGCGCGGCGCTCTTCATCAACGGCATCAACGCGTGGCTCCTCCACGGCGCGATGGGGCACGGGCATCACCACCACGGCCACTCGCACGGGCACGGGCACGATCACGCTCATGACCATGACGACGACGACGCGGAGCACGACCACGACCACACCGCGCACGGAAAGGTCGCGCACGGGCATCAGCTGAACCTGCGCGGGGCGTGGCTTCACCTGCTCGGCGACGCGCTCGGATCGTTCGCGGCGTTCATGGCGGGGCTCCTCATCCGCCTCGGCGTCTCGCCGATCGTGGATCCGATCGCGAGCTTCATCGTCGTCCTCATCCTCTTCATCGGCGCCGTGCGGCTCCTCCGCGACGCGGGGCTCGTGCTCCTCGAGGCGTCGCCGGCGCACCTGTCGCTCGCGAAGGTGGAGCGCACGATCATGAAGATCGAGGGCGTGCGGAAGGTCCACGCGCTCCACGTCTGGTCGCTCGGCACCGGCCACGACGCGATCACCGCGCACGTCGAGACGTCCTCGACCGATCCGAAGCTCGGCGCGCGCATCACCGCGGCGCTGCGCAAGCGCTTCACCGCGGAGTACGTGACGATCCAGGTCGACGTCGAGTGA
- a CDS encoding cyclic nucleotide-binding domain-containing protein, producing MRVAPPVLPGAQTVDSPLDRALALLLAGEREAALRWSAAVVQQDASVSSALILTCRLLADAGRTEAAVEGFVLGVKRAIDTGNLPLAVAAVGDLKMLGANVDEHLEEIAAAFCLGSPRLSEDAAPPPPPLPSAESFQPLSSFLTGPALLSKATQIIHGARAEYDELADGEPPLVSPIPLFSALEKEGLRALIGCFEMITVPAGKEVIVEGEEGAEAYIVARGELVVRRKDDDDGRPIDLARLANGALFGEMALLSRAPRAASVVAHRPSILLVARREALEAVALTRPDVGVELAAHCRRRMVANLLRVSRVLLSVPSAERPALVERFETKVFETGDKLIENGRDTSGLHLIASGEVGVVGREDSGENFQIASLGVGETVGEVALVLRRKANADVVAVHPTVTLHLPREEFLGLIKDHPAILASLYLCAVERDEETTSVLAGSSAVALAEDYDLV from the coding sequence ATGCGCGTCGCCCCGCCGGTCCTGCCTGGTGCGCAGACGGTCGACTCCCCCCTCGATCGCGCGCTCGCCTTGCTCCTCGCGGGCGAGCGCGAGGCGGCGCTGCGATGGAGCGCAGCGGTCGTCCAGCAGGACGCGTCGGTGTCCTCCGCGCTCATCCTCACGTGCCGACTCCTCGCCGACGCGGGGCGCACCGAGGCGGCGGTCGAGGGCTTCGTCCTCGGCGTGAAGCGCGCGATCGACACCGGCAACCTCCCGCTCGCGGTCGCGGCGGTCGGCGACCTCAAGATGCTCGGCGCGAACGTGGACGAGCACCTCGAGGAGATCGCGGCCGCGTTCTGCCTCGGCTCGCCGCGCCTCTCGGAGGACGCCGCGCCGCCGCCGCCGCCGCTCCCGTCCGCGGAGAGCTTCCAGCCGCTCTCGTCGTTCCTCACCGGCCCTGCGCTCCTCTCGAAGGCGACGCAGATCATCCACGGGGCGAGGGCGGAGTACGACGAGCTCGCGGACGGGGAGCCGCCGCTCGTCTCGCCGATCCCGCTCTTCAGCGCGCTCGAGAAGGAGGGGCTCCGCGCGCTCATCGGCTGCTTCGAGATGATCACGGTCCCGGCGGGGAAAGAGGTGATCGTCGAAGGCGAAGAGGGCGCGGAGGCGTACATCGTCGCGCGCGGCGAGCTCGTCGTGCGGCGCAAGGACGACGACGACGGCCGCCCGATCGACCTCGCGCGCCTCGCGAACGGCGCGCTCTTCGGCGAGATGGCGCTCCTCTCGCGCGCCCCCCGCGCCGCGAGCGTGGTCGCGCACCGGCCGTCGATCCTGCTCGTCGCGCGGCGCGAGGCGCTCGAGGCGGTCGCGCTCACGCGGCCCGACGTCGGCGTCGAGCTCGCCGCGCACTGCCGCCGCCGCATGGTCGCGAACCTCCTCCGCGTGTCGAGGGTGCTCCTCTCGGTGCCGAGCGCAGAGCGTCCCGCGCTCGTGGAGCGCTTCGAGACGAAGGTCTTCGAGACCGGCGACAAGCTGATCGAGAACGGGCGCGACACGAGCGGGCTCCACCTCATCGCGTCGGGGGAGGTCGGCGTCGTGGGGCGCGAGGACAGCGGCGAGAACTTCCAGATCGCGAGCCTCGGCGTCGGCGAGACCGTCGGCGAGGTCGCGCTCGTCCTCCGCCGCAAGGCCAACGCCGACGTCGTCGCCGTGCACCCCACCGTCACGCTCCACCTCCCGCGCGAGGAGTTCCTCGGGCTCATCAAGGACCACCCCGCCATCCTCGCGAGCCTCTACCTCTGCGCGGTCGAGCGCGACGAGGAGACGACGAGCGTCCTCGCCGGCTCGTCGGCCGTCGCGCTGGCGGAAGACTACGACCTCGTCTGA
- the hrcA gene encoding heat-inducible transcription repressor HrcA codes for MPDLSPRAKQILYACITEFVATGEPVGSRTLSKRGIELSPASIRNTLSDLEELGYLHQPHTSAGRVPTDKAFRLFIDAMMEVRQLTDAENKELLQRFREIEPGPNFLRETGRLLSDLSGAAAVVVAPKAETMTLRQLRFIRTLPGEVLAVVVLTNGTVQNRFLKVDVSDRDLEKIHNLLDDVIDGRSLGELRELFERRLQTERVQQDEVKKRAYALGEAAVAAADTGSDVVIEGRSKLLQLPEFSDAAGLKGLVSALEDDVAAIVRLLDATLASGGASVVVGREAGDLAGGQIAIVGASYSNQHGRTSGAVGVIGPTRMDYPKVVPLVTATANAMSAFIDRRPESRDEDE; via the coding sequence ATGCCGGACCTCTCGCCGCGAGCGAAGCAGATCCTCTACGCATGCATCACGGAGTTCGTCGCGACCGGCGAGCCCGTGGGCTCGCGCACGCTGTCGAAGCGCGGCATCGAGCTTTCTCCGGCGAGCATCCGCAACACGCTCTCGGACCTCGAGGAGCTCGGCTACCTCCACCAGCCGCACACGAGCGCGGGCCGCGTCCCGACCGACAAGGCGTTCCGCCTCTTCATCGACGCGATGATGGAGGTGCGCCAGCTCACCGACGCGGAGAACAAGGAGCTCCTCCAGCGCTTCCGCGAGATCGAGCCGGGCCCGAACTTCCTCCGCGAGACGGGGCGTCTCCTCTCGGACCTCTCCGGCGCGGCCGCGGTCGTCGTCGCGCCCAAGGCCGAGACGATGACGCTCCGCCAGCTCCGCTTCATCCGCACGCTCCCGGGCGAGGTGCTCGCCGTCGTCGTGTTGACGAACGGCACGGTGCAGAACCGCTTCTTGAAGGTCGACGTCTCCGATCGCGACCTCGAGAAGATCCACAACCTCCTCGACGACGTGATCGACGGCCGCTCGCTCGGCGAGCTGCGCGAGCTGTTCGAGCGGCGCCTCCAGACCGAGCGCGTGCAACAAGACGAGGTGAAGAAGCGCGCGTACGCCCTCGGCGAGGCCGCGGTCGCGGCGGCCGACACCGGCTCCGACGTCGTCATCGAAGGACGCTCGAAGCTCCTCCAGCTGCCGGAGTTCTCCGACGCGGCGGGCCTCAAGGGCCTCGTGTCCGCGCTCGAGGACGACGTCGCCGCGATCGTCCGCCTGCTCGACGCGACCCTCGCGTCGGGAGGCGCGAGCGTCGTCGTCGGGCGCGAAGCGGGCGACCTCGCCGGCGGCCAGATCGCGATCGTCGGCGCGTCGTATTCCAACCAGCACGGTCGCACGTCCGGCGCCGTCGGCGTCATCGGCCCGACGCGAATGGACTACCCGAAGGTGGTCCCGCTCGTGACCGCGACCGCAAACGCAATGAGCGCCTTCATCGACCGCCGCCCCGAATCCCGCGACGAAGACGAATAA
- a CDS encoding extensin family protein: protein MGRGCITAVVLALPLLGACKLLPLGRTPPPRVSLATVGDPDPPAPAAPSPPDDEPELVAADDHEDDEPEGLPPAADGVAAASQYAALDRATCEGELRHRKIAFTRVEEARGVVAPVRLDGPLGGSVKFRSNLPSARARVSPYDVYDCRLVLALDDFAHLLAKHDVVEVVHLSVWRPVSSKTVLKGPGRRHSGALAIDAAIFKRADGTSLSVLKDFHGRIGARPCPAPESASELRKIACEANQARLFNVLLTPDYNWAHRNHFHLEVTAGVKWTFVR from the coding sequence ATGGGTCGCGGCTGCATCACCGCCGTCGTCTTGGCGCTGCCGCTCCTCGGCGCGTGCAAGCTCCTCCCGCTCGGGCGGACCCCGCCTCCGCGCGTCTCGCTCGCGACGGTGGGCGATCCGGACCCGCCGGCCCCCGCCGCGCCGAGCCCGCCCGACGACGAGCCCGAGCTCGTGGCGGCCGACGACCACGAGGACGACGAGCCGGAGGGCCTGCCCCCCGCCGCCGACGGCGTCGCGGCCGCCTCGCAGTACGCCGCGCTCGATCGCGCGACCTGCGAGGGCGAGCTCCGCCACCGGAAGATCGCGTTCACGCGCGTCGAGGAGGCGCGCGGCGTCGTCGCGCCGGTCCGCCTCGACGGGCCGCTCGGCGGGAGCGTGAAGTTCCGCTCGAACCTGCCCTCCGCGAGGGCGCGCGTCTCGCCGTACGACGTCTACGACTGCCGGCTCGTGCTCGCGCTCGACGACTTCGCGCACCTCCTCGCGAAGCACGACGTGGTCGAGGTCGTACACCTCTCGGTGTGGCGGCCGGTGTCGTCGAAGACGGTGCTCAAGGGACCCGGGCGGCGGCACAGCGGAGCGCTCGCGATCGACGCCGCGATCTTCAAGCGCGCCGACGGCACGAGCCTCTCGGTCCTGAAGGACTTCCACGGCCGCATCGGCGCGCGCCCCTGCCCCGCGCCGGAGTCCGCGTCGGAGCTCAGGAAAATCGCGTGCGAGGCGAACCAGGCCCGCCTCTTCAACGTGCTTTTGACGCCCGACTACAACTGGGCGCACCGAAATCATTTTCATCTGGAAGTGACGGCCGGCGTGAAGTGGACCTTCGTGAGGTAG